The Candidatus Melainabacteria bacterium RIFOXYA2_FULL_32_9 genome has a window encoding:
- a CDS encoding 30S ribosomal protein S10, whose translation MSTKRHRIRVCLKAYDHRLIDSSADKIVETAKRTDAKVAGPIPLPTRRKIYCVLRSPHVDKKSREHFETRVHKRIIDILDPTRQTTEELSRLDLPAGVDIEVKL comes from the coding sequence ATGAGTACCAAGCGACATAGAATTAGAGTTTGTTTAAAAGCATATGATCATCGTTTAATAGATAGTTCAGCAGATAAAATTGTTGAAACAGCAAAACGTACAGACGCTAAGGTTGCTGGTCCTATTCCACTTCCTACTAGACGTAAAATCTACTGTGTTTTAAGATCACCTCACGTTGATAAAAAATCAAGAGAACATTTTGAAACACGGGTACATAAAAGAATAATTGATATTCTTGACCCTACACGTCAAACAACCGAAGAGCTAAGCAGATTAGATTTGCCAGCTGGCGTTGATATAGAAGTAAAATTGTAA
- a CDS encoding translation elongation factor Tu, whose amino-acid sequence MARAKFERTKPHVNVGTIGHVDHGKTTLTAAITFSLAAAGQAEAKAFDQIDAAPEEKARGITISTAHVEYETVERHYAHVDCPGHADYVKNMITGAAQMDGAILVISAADGPMPQTREHILLARQVGVPKLVVFLNKVDMVDDPELLDLVELEARDLLSLYEFDGDNIPFVRGSALRALEAVTANPKTQRGENEWVDKIWELMDAVDSYVPTPERATDLPFLMPVEDVFSITGRGTVATGRVERGKVKVGEEIEIVGFHATKKTVCTGVEMFRKQLDEGLAGDNIGALLRGVNKEEIERGQVLAKPGSIKPHTKFNANVYVLTKDEGGRHTPFFPGYRPQFYIRTTDVTGSIKLPEGTEMVMPGDNVVMDVELIAPVAIEQGMRFAIREGGRTVGAGVVDKISE is encoded by the coding sequence ATGGCTAGGGCAAAATTTGAAAGAACAAAGCCACACGTAAATGTTGGTACTATTGGACACGTTGACCACGGTAAAACAACATTAACAGCTGCTATTACATTTTCTCTTGCTGCTGCAGGACAAGCTGAAGCTAAAGCATTTGATCAAATCGATGCAGCTCCAGAAGAAAAAGCAAGAGGTATCACCATCTCAACAGCTCACGTTGAGTATGAAACAGTAGAAAGACACTATGCACACGTTGACTGTCCAGGTCACGCTGACTATGTTAAAAACATGATCACAGGTGCAGCTCAAATGGATGGTGCTATCCTGGTTATTTCGGCTGCTGATGGTCCTATGCCACAAACCAGAGAGCATATCTTATTAGCTCGTCAGGTTGGCGTACCAAAATTAGTTGTGTTCTTAAATAAAGTAGATATGGTTGATGATCCAGAATTATTAGATCTAGTTGAATTAGAAGCTAGAGACTTATTAAGCTTATACGAATTTGATGGTGACAATATTCCATTCGTTCGTGGAAGTGCTTTAAGAGCTTTGGAAGCTGTAACAGCAAATCCAAAAACACAACGTGGCGAAAATGAATGGGTAGACAAAATTTGGGAACTTATGGACGCAGTTGATAGCTACGTTCCAACCCCAGAAAGAGCTACAGATCTTCCATTCTTAATGCCAGTTGAAGACGTATTCTCAATTACCGGTAGAGGAACAGTTGCTACTGGTAGAGTTGAGAGAGGTAAAGTTAAAGTTGGCGAGGAAATTGAAATTGTTGGTTTCCATGCTACCAAGAAAACAGTATGTACCGGTGTTGAAATGTTCAGAAAACAATTAGATGAAGGTCTTGCTGGCGATAACATTGGTGCACTTTTAAGAGGTGTTAACAAGGAAGAAATCGAAAGAGGACAAGTACTTGCTAAACCAGGTAGTATTAAACCTCACACAAAATTCAATGCAAACGTATATGTATTAACAAAAGATGAAGGTGGAAGACATACCCCATTCTTCCCAGGTTACAGACCACAATTTTACATCAGAACAACTGACGTTACTGGTTCAATTAAATTACCAGAAGGCACAGAAATGGTAATGCCTGGTGACAACGTTGTTATGGATGTTGAACTTATAGCTCCTGTAGCGATCGAACAAGGTATGAGATTCGCTATTAGGGAAGGTGGACGTACAGTAGGTGCTGGCGTCGTTGACAAAATTTCAGAGTAA